The Mesorhizobium koreense genome includes a window with the following:
- a CDS encoding acyl-CoA thioesterase, with the protein MSAAMQELLSILDLETLEYNLFRGRSPKVRWQRVFGGQVIGQALIAAQRTVVAERPVHSLHGYFMLPGDPEVPIVYEVDRIRDGRSFTTRRVVAIQRGQAIFSLEASFQVEETGLDHQFPIPLDVPRPETLKSQRELLDQAGERVPENIRKFWARERPLELKPANVAHYTSRDRLPPRQNVWLRALGKVPEDRGIQAAVLAYLSDMTLLDTSTFAHGRSGFDPDVQMASLDHSMWFHRAHPLDGWLLYSQDSPSASGSRGFSRGALYGEDGTLIASTAQEGLMRLRTDSKGR; encoded by the coding sequence ATGTCGGCGGCCATGCAGGAACTGCTTTCCATTCTCGACCTGGAAACGCTCGAATACAACCTCTTTAGAGGTCGCAGCCCGAAGGTGCGCTGGCAGCGCGTGTTCGGCGGGCAGGTGATCGGCCAGGCACTGATCGCGGCTCAGCGCACCGTGGTCGCGGAGCGGCCGGTTCATTCACTGCATGGCTATTTCATGCTGCCGGGCGACCCCGAGGTGCCGATCGTCTACGAGGTCGATCGCATCCGCGACGGCCGCAGCTTCACCACCCGCCGGGTCGTGGCGATCCAGCGCGGCCAGGCGATCTTCTCGCTGGAGGCCTCTTTCCAGGTCGAGGAGACGGGGCTCGACCACCAGTTTCCGATCCCGCTCGACGTACCGCGGCCCGAGACACTGAAAAGCCAGCGCGAGCTTCTGGACCAGGCGGGCGAGCGCGTGCCGGAGAATATCCGCAAATTCTGGGCGCGCGAGCGCCCGCTGGAGTTGAAGCCGGCGAATGTCGCGCACTATACCAGCCGCGATAGGCTGCCGCCCCGGCAGAATGTCTGGCTGCGCGCGCTCGGCAAGGTGCCGGAAGACCGCGGCATCCAGGCAGCCGTGCTCGCCTATCTCTCCGACATGACGCTGCTCGATACATCCACCTTCGCGCATGGCCGCTCCGGCTTCGATCCGGACGTCCAGATGGCGAGCCTCGACCATTCCATGTGGTTCCATCGCGCCCACCCGCTCGACGGCTGGCTGCTCTATTCGCAAGACAGCCCGTCGGCTTCCGGCTCGCGCGGCTTCTCGCGCGGCGCGCTCTATGGCGAGGACGGGACCCTGATCGCCTCGACCGCGCAGGAAGGTCTCATGCGGCTGAGGACTGATTCGAAAGGCCGGTAG
- a CDS encoding ubiquinone biosynthesis hydroxylase, whose amino-acid sequence MATRKTTPKSEKPGDARLDVLIAGAGYVGLATAVSMHAARPELRIAIVDAAPPGVWEKDGRASAVAAAARRMLDRLVVWDDIEPEAQPITEMVITDSRTSDPVRPVFLTFDGEVRPGEPFAYMVANRVLNGALRKRAAELGIDLIEGVAVERFDAGPATVTVHLADGGSLQTRLLVAADGVRSRLRDMAGIKTVNWEYGQSGIVCTVAHERPHNGRAEEHFLPAGPFATLPLKGNRSSIVWTERTADAERLVKEDDFIFETELEQRFGLKLGEIHVEGQRRAWPLGLTLARAFVAPRFALAGDAAHGIHPIAGQGLNLGFKDAAALAQTVVEADRLGQDIGALDVLERYQIWRRFDTVQMGATTDILNRMFSNDLGPLRAVRDIGLGLVDRMPPLKNFFIRQASGLTGPAPRLLRGEDI is encoded by the coding sequence ATGGCCACGCGAAAAACGACGCCGAAAAGCGAGAAGCCAGGTGACGCCCGACTCGACGTATTGATCGCCGGCGCTGGCTATGTCGGGCTCGCCACGGCCGTTTCCATGCACGCGGCGCGGCCCGAACTCCGGATCGCGATCGTAGATGCCGCGCCTCCCGGCGTCTGGGAGAAGGACGGCCGCGCCTCCGCCGTGGCCGCCGCCGCCAGGCGCATGCTCGACCGGCTCGTTGTCTGGGATGATATCGAGCCGGAAGCACAGCCGATCACCGAGATGGTCATCACCGATTCGCGCACTTCCGATCCCGTGCGGCCGGTGTTCCTGACCTTCGACGGCGAGGTCCGGCCCGGCGAACCCTTCGCGTATATGGTGGCCAATCGCGTACTGAACGGCGCGCTGCGCAAGCGCGCCGCCGAATTAGGCATCGACCTGATCGAGGGCGTGGCGGTCGAACGGTTCGATGCGGGTCCGGCCACCGTCACAGTGCATCTCGCCGATGGCGGTTCGCTCCAGACACGCCTGCTTGTCGCCGCCGACGGCGTGCGCTCGCGCCTGCGCGACATGGCCGGCATCAAGACGGTGAACTGGGAGTACGGCCAGTCCGGCATCGTCTGCACGGTGGCGCACGAGCGCCCGCACAATGGCCGCGCCGAGGAGCATTTCCTGCCTGCCGGTCCCTTCGCGACCTTGCCGCTGAAGGGCAACCGCTCCTCCATCGTGTGGACCGAGCGCACCGCCGACGCCGAACGTCTCGTCAAGGAGGATGACTTCATCTTCGAGACCGAGCTCGAACAGCGTTTCGGCCTCAAGCTTGGCGAGATCCATGTGGAGGGACAGCGACGCGCCTGGCCGCTCGGGTTGACCTTGGCGCGTGCCTTCGTCGCCCCGCGCTTCGCGCTTGCGGGCGATGCCGCCCACGGCATCCATCCGATCGCCGGGCAGGGGCTCAACCTCGGCTTCAAGGACGCCGCGGCTCTTGCCCAGACCGTGGTCGAGGCCGACCGGCTCGGCCAGGATATCGGCGCGCTCGACGTTTTGGAGCGCTATCAGATCTGGCGCCGCTTCGACACGGTTCAGATGGGCGCCACCACCGACATCTTGAACCGCATGTTCTCCAACGATCTCGGGCCGCTGCGTGCCGTCCGCGACATCGGGCTCGGGCTGGTCGACCGCATGCCGCCGCTGAAGAATTTCTTCATCCGCCAGGCCTCGGGCCTGACCGGACCGGCGCCCCGGCTGCTGAGGGGCGAGGATATCTGA
- a CDS encoding fructose bisphosphate aldolase: MNQDMAAQAAHKAGFIAALDQSGGSTPKALKLYGIDQSAWSSDAEMFDLVHQMRTRIIKSPAFTGDKVMGAILFEQTMDRDIDGTPTAQYLWEKRHVVPFLKIDKGLAEEKDGVKLMKPMPGLDALLERAVAKGIFGTKERSVVDAANPTGIAAVVAQQFDVARQVLSHDLVPIIEPEVTISIPDKAEAEGILLAEIRKHLDDVPAGKQVMLKLTLPTKANLYKPLIGDPRVMRVVALSGGYSRDEANAKLSHNTGMIASFSRALTEGLSVRQTDAEFNASLGSAIDSIFQASSVKR; this comes from the coding sequence ATGAACCAGGACATGGCCGCGCAGGCCGCACACAAAGCCGGCTTCATTGCCGCGCTCGACCAGTCCGGCGGCTCCACGCCGAAGGCACTCAAGCTCTACGGCATCGACCAGAGCGCCTGGTCCAGCGACGCGGAAATGTTCGACCTCGTTCATCAGATGCGCACACGCATCATCAAGTCGCCCGCTTTCACCGGCGATAAGGTCATGGGCGCGATCCTGTTCGAGCAGACCATGGACCGCGACATCGATGGCACGCCGACCGCGCAGTATCTCTGGGAAAAGCGCCATGTGGTGCCTTTCCTGAAGATCGACAAGGGCTTGGCGGAGGAGAAGGACGGCGTCAAGCTGATGAAGCCGATGCCGGGTCTCGACGCGCTCCTGGAGCGCGCCGTGGCGAAGGGCATATTCGGCACCAAGGAACGCTCGGTCGTCGACGCGGCGAACCCGACAGGCATCGCGGCAGTCGTCGCTCAGCAGTTCGACGTCGCCAGGCAGGTCCTGTCGCACGACCTCGTCCCGATCATCGAGCCGGAAGTGACGATCTCGATCCCCGACAAGGCGGAAGCCGAGGGCATCCTGCTGGCGGAAATCCGCAAGCATCTTGACGACGTGCCGGCCGGCAAACAGGTCATGCTGAAATTGACGCTGCCGACGAAAGCGAACCTCTACAAACCGCTGATCGGAGACCCCCGTGTGATGCGCGTGGTTGCCCTGTCCGGCGGCTATTCCCGCGACGAGGCGAATGCCAAGCTCAGCCACAACACTGGCATGATAGCCAGCTTCTCGCGCGCCTTGACCGAGGGTCTGTCGGTGCGCCAGACCGACGCCGAATTCAACGCGTCGCTGGGATCGGCAATCGACAGCATTTTCCAGGCGTCCAGCGTCAAGCGGTAG
- a CDS encoding phosphoglycerate kinase: protein MSDFHTLDDGDFAGKRVLLRVDLNVPVKDGKVTDATRIERVVPTIRELSDDGAKVILLAHFDRPKGERNPAMSLKPIAKAVEAELGRKVGFAEDCIGEPAREAVGAMADGDVLLLENTRFHKGEEKNDPDFTRALAENGDVYVNDAFSAAHRAHASTEGLAHLLPAYAGRAMQAELEALEKGLGKPAKPVVAIVGGAKVSTKIDLLTNLTHKVDALVIGGGMANTFLAARGTNVGKSLCEHDLAGTAKQIMIEAAEAGCALILPADAVVAKELKAGAATETVAIDHVPADAMILDAGPKTVKAVNQWIDRAATIVWNGPLGAFEVEPFDRATVEAARDAARRTKEGKLVSVAGGGDTVAALNHAGVAEDFTYVSTAGGAFLEWMEGKALPGVEVLKA from the coding sequence ATGTCCGATTTCCATACCCTCGATGACGGTGATTTCGCCGGCAAGCGCGTGTTGCTGAGGGTTGACCTCAACGTGCCGGTGAAGGACGGAAAGGTCACCGACGCCACCCGCATCGAGCGCGTCGTGCCGACGATCAGGGAACTCTCGGACGATGGCGCGAAGGTGATCCTGCTTGCCCATTTCGACCGGCCGAAAGGCGAACGGAATCCGGCGATGTCGCTGAAGCCCATCGCCAAGGCGGTCGAGGCCGAACTCGGCCGCAAGGTGGGATTCGCCGAAGATTGCATCGGCGAACCGGCGAGGGAGGCGGTCGGCGCGATGGCGGACGGCGATGTCCTGCTTCTGGAAAACACGCGCTTCCACAAGGGCGAGGAAAAGAACGACCCCGATTTCACGCGCGCTCTCGCCGAAAACGGCGACGTCTATGTGAACGATGCTTTCTCCGCGGCGCACCGCGCGCATGCCTCGACGGAAGGGCTGGCGCATCTCCTGCCGGCCTATGCCGGCCGGGCCATGCAGGCCGAGTTGGAGGCGCTGGAAAAGGGGCTGGGCAAGCCCGCCAAGCCGGTCGTCGCCATCGTCGGCGGAGCGAAGGTGTCTACCAAGATCGATCTGCTTACGAATCTCACGCACAAGGTCGATGCGCTGGTCATCGGCGGCGGCATGGCCAATACGTTTCTCGCAGCACGCGGCACCAATGTCGGCAAGTCGCTTTGCGAGCACGATCTTGCCGGCACCGCCAAGCAGATCATGATCGAGGCGGCGGAAGCGGGCTGCGCCCTCATCCTTCCCGCCGATGCAGTCGTGGCAAAGGAACTGAAGGCGGGCGCGGCGACTGAGACGGTGGCGATCGACCATGTTCCCGCGGACGCCATGATCCTCGACGCCGGGCCGAAGACGGTCAAGGCTGTCAACCAGTGGATCGACCGGGCGGCGACGATCGTCTGGAACGGGCCGCTGGGCGCGTTCGAGGTCGAGCCCTTCGATCGTGCGACGGTGGAAGCGGCAAGGGATGCCGCGCGGCGCACGAAGGAAGGCAAGCTGGTCTCCGTCGCCGGCGGCGGCGATACGGTGGCCGCGCTCAACCATGCCGGCGTCGCCGAGGATTTCACCTATGTCTCGACCGCCGGCGGGGCCTTCCTCGAATGGATGGAAGGCAAGGCGCTTCCGGGCGTGGAGGTGCTGAAAGCCTAG
- a CDS encoding potassium/proton antiporter produces MIDAIYIATLISMLLVLLATFSSLIAFRFGAPLLLLFLGIGLIAGVDGLGIVFDNGPVAYFVGSLALALILFDSGFGTPMQAFRQAAAPAIVTATVGVLITSGLVAVAAHYFLGITFIEGLLLGAIVSSTDAAAVFFLLRVGGINIRDRVRSTLEVESGSNDPMAIFLTITLVQIVSSGAGFESLSAELLVHFFKEMFLGVLFGMAGGLIIVGLVNRLRLERGLTPIFVLALSLLVFSLAGAVGGSGFLAVYVAGLYAGNGHIRSEGTIRRFSEGVSWLSQIIMFLILGLLATPSQFAGIAVPAIGVALFLIFVARPIAVWFSLLPFNFPRAEAAFVGWVGLRGAVSILLAILPVLYRLDNGMLYFNTAFIVVLISLVVQGWTIGPVARRLGLIVPPRIGPVDKVELELPGTAHHELLAYRVVPGSPVARGVRLPRWARPSLVIRDGQSMAYQFAGRLRAGDYVYLFISQRYPRLLDRLFASPAPVAEDDAEFFGAFAIDPTRPASELHEAYGPELASDEQDKTIGELMKARLGGRAEYADRVAFGPVELIVRDVDEEGEVVSVGISLTPEPQKPQIPLFLNLRDIRAFLRDWLRTRAARKATATRGKPKPVEEELPDDPAMRTNDRV; encoded by the coding sequence ATGATCGATGCGATCTATATCGCGACGCTGATCAGCATGCTGCTTGTGCTGCTGGCCACGTTCTCCAGCCTGATCGCCTTTCGCTTCGGCGCACCGCTCCTGTTGCTGTTCCTCGGCATCGGGTTGATCGCGGGCGTGGACGGACTCGGCATCGTTTTCGACAATGGTCCCGTCGCTTATTTCGTCGGAAGCCTGGCGCTGGCGCTCATCCTGTTCGATTCCGGCTTCGGCACGCCGATGCAGGCATTCCGGCAGGCGGCCGCGCCGGCAATCGTGACGGCCACCGTCGGCGTCCTGATCACCTCCGGCCTTGTCGCCGTCGCCGCGCACTACTTCCTCGGCATCACCTTCATCGAGGGCCTTCTGCTCGGCGCCATCGTCTCCTCCACCGACGCCGCCGCCGTGTTCTTCCTGCTCCGCGTCGGCGGCATCAACATCCGCGACCGCGTGCGTTCGACGCTGGAGGTCGAGTCAGGCTCGAACGACCCGATGGCTATCTTCCTGACGATCACGCTTGTTCAGATCGTCTCCTCCGGCGCGGGCTTCGAGAGCCTGTCGGCCGAGCTTCTCGTCCATTTCTTCAAGGAGATGTTCCTCGGCGTGCTGTTCGGGATGGCCGGCGGATTGATCATCGTCGGGCTTGTCAACCGGCTGCGGCTGGAACGCGGCCTGACACCCATCTTCGTGCTGGCGCTGTCGTTGCTGGTCTTCTCGCTTGCCGGCGCGGTCGGCGGCAGCGGCTTTCTCGCCGTCTACGTCGCCGGGCTTTATGCCGGCAACGGCCATATCCGCTCCGAAGGAACCATCCGGCGTTTTTCCGAAGGCGTGTCGTGGCTGTCGCAGATCATCATGTTCCTGATCCTCGGGCTTCTGGCGACGCCGTCGCAATTCGCCGGGATCGCGGTGCCGGCGATCGGCGTGGCGCTCTTCCTGATTTTCGTGGCAAGGCCGATCGCGGTGTGGTTCTCGCTCCTGCCTTTCAATTTCCCGCGGGCCGAGGCGGCCTTTGTCGGCTGGGTGGGCCTGCGCGGCGCGGTCTCCATCCTGCTCGCCATCCTGCCGGTGCTTTACCGCCTCGACAACGGCATGCTCTATTTCAACACGGCCTTCATCGTCGTCCTGATCTCACTGGTCGTGCAGGGGTGGACCATCGGCCCGGTGGCGCGGCGCCTCGGCCTCATCGTACCGCCGCGCATCGGCCCCGTGGACAAGGTCGAACTGGAACTGCCAGGCACCGCGCACCACGAGCTTCTCGCCTATCGCGTCGTTCCCGGCAGCCCGGTCGCGCGTGGCGTCAGGCTACCGCGCTGGGCAAGGCCCTCGCTGGTGATCCGCGACGGCCAGTCGATGGCCTACCAGTTCGCCGGAAGGCTGCGCGCCGGCGACTATGTCTATCTCTTCATCTCGCAGCGCTATCCTCGCCTGCTCGACCGGCTGTTCGCGAGCCCGGCGCCGGTGGCCGAGGACGATGCCGAATTCTTCGGCGCCTTCGCCATCGATCCGACGCGGCCGGCAAGCGAACTGCACGAAGCCTATGGGCCGGAACTCGCCTCCGACGAGCAGGACAAGACGATCGGCGAACTCATGAAGGCCCGCCTCGGTGGGCGCGCCGAATATGCCGATCGCGTTGCCTTCGGACCGGTGGAACTGATCGTACGCGATGTCGATGAGGAGGGCGAGGTCGTTTCGGTCGGAATCTCGCTGACCCCGGAGCCGCAGAAGCCGCAGATTCCCCTCTTCCTCAATCTTCGCGATATCCGCGCCTTCTTGCGCGACTGGCTCCGCACCAGGGCAGCGCGGAAGGCGACGGCAACGCGCGGTAAGCCCAAACCGGTGGAAGAGGAATTGCCCGACGATCCGGCCATGCGCACGAACGATCGCGTCTGA
- a CDS encoding multidrug effflux MFS transporter translates to MTTAPRPVSEETVSPPVMSERRVSIVGGLLVAIGPMSLSLFTPAMPEIVHAFGSTEAVVKLTLSLYFAGFSFAQLVCGPLSDGIGRRPVTIAFMAIYLAGSFLAVLAPSIEILILARFLQGVGAAAGLAVSRAIVRDLFTSESSARILNLVGIILSVGPAISPTLGGFTLEFFGWHAIFLLMAAVSVSVMLITIFAVRETVSRDLSRIRPRALVRIYGELLTNPRFLLPSLVVAGTSGAIYALATILPFVLMTRVGMSPTAFGVGMLMQTGSYFVGSLIFRALMPRFGAFRLVGVGAVFVIIGAIALILLLTLQEPSYWNVMGPVGCYAVGIAFCQPAMMTAAMAPFPRTAGAASAAMGFMQMGAGMVGGMAASLFTDPVTATIIVIPIMGAVAVGSWLAWRRIPEEGLTASDNVEIQRYSDE, encoded by the coding sequence GTGACAACCGCGCCGCGTCCAGTCTCGGAGGAGACCGTCAGCCCGCCTGTGATGAGCGAACGCCGCGTCTCGATCGTCGGCGGCCTTTTGGTCGCGATCGGACCGATGTCGCTGTCGCTGTTCACGCCTGCCATGCCGGAGATCGTGCATGCCTTCGGCAGCACCGAAGCCGTCGTCAAGCTGACGCTGTCGCTTTATTTTGCCGGCTTTTCCTTTGCACAACTCGTCTGCGGGCCGCTCTCCGACGGCATAGGACGCCGCCCCGTCACCATCGCCTTCATGGCCATCTATCTCGCCGGCAGTTTCCTGGCCGTCCTCGCGCCGAGCATCGAAATCCTCATTCTCGCCCGCTTCCTCCAGGGTGTCGGCGCGGCGGCCGGGCTCGCCGTCTCGCGCGCCATCGTGCGCGACCTCTTCACCAGCGAAAGCTCGGCGCGCATCCTCAACCTCGTCGGCATCATCCTGTCGGTCGGCCCGGCCATCTCGCCTACGCTCGGCGGCTTCACACTGGAATTCTTCGGCTGGCACGCGATCTTCCTGCTGATGGCGGCGGTCAGCGTGTCGGTCATGCTGATCACCATCTTCGCGGTGCGCGAGACGGTAAGCCGCGACCTCTCCCGCATACGGCCGCGGGCGTTGGTCCGCATCTATGGCGAACTTCTGACCAATCCCCGTTTCCTGCTGCCAAGCCTTGTCGTCGCCGGCACCTCCGGCGCGATCTACGCGCTGGCGACGATACTTCCCTTCGTTCTGATGACGCGGGTCGGCATGTCGCCGACAGCCTTCGGGGTCGGCATGCTGATGCAAACCGGCAGCTATTTCGTCGGTTCGTTGATTTTCCGGGCGCTCATGCCGCGCTTCGGCGCCTTTCGGCTCGTCGGCGTCGGCGCAGTGTTCGTCATCATCGGCGCCATCGCGCTCATCCTGCTGCTTACCCTTCAGGAGCCGAGCTACTGGAACGTGATGGGGCCGGTCGGCTGCTATGCGGTCGGCATCGCGTTCTGCCAACCGGCCATGATGACGGCGGCGATGGCGCCGTTTCCGAGGACGGCGGGCGCGGCATCGGCGGCCATGGGCTTCATGCAGATGGGCGCCGGCATGGTGGGCGGCATGGCGGCCTCGCTTTTCACCGATCCGGTGACCGCCACGATCATCGTCATCCCCATCATGGGCGCGGTCGCCGTCGGCTCGTGGCTTGCGTGGCGGCGCATTCCCGAGGAAGGACTGACGGCGTCCGATAACGTTGAAATCCAGAGATATTCCGACGAGTGA
- a CDS encoding MarR family winged helix-turn-helix transcriptional regulator — protein sequence MPPTIDPNSFGFLVTDLSRLIRAEMDRRVSDAGLGLTPGEGRTLAHAARAGMVRQNVLAEQIGIEAMTLSTYIDRLEAKGLVERMPDPNDRRAKLVRLTEAASEALGSVNAAAASIRSDASAAMEPADWAALLRLLRQARDNLAELRTAQGKAREEAAT from the coding sequence ATGCCTCCCACAATCGACCCGAATTCCTTCGGCTTCCTCGTTACGGACTTGTCGCGGCTCATCCGCGCCGAGATGGACCGGCGCGTTTCCGATGCCGGTCTCGGCCTGACGCCGGGCGAGGGGCGGACGCTCGCGCACGCGGCGCGTGCCGGGATGGTGCGCCAGAACGTTCTTGCCGAGCAGATCGGCATAGAGGCGATGACGCTGTCGACTTACATCGACAGGCTCGAGGCCAAGGGGTTGGTCGAGCGGATGCCCGATCCGAACGACCGGCGCGCCAAGCTGGTGCGGCTCACTGAAGCGGCTTCGGAAGCGTTGGGCAGTGTCAACGCGGCGGCAGCTTCGATTCGTTCCGATGCCTCTGCCGCCATGGAACCAGCGGATTGGGCGGCGCTGCTTCGGCTGCTCAGGCAGGCTCGTGACAACCTTGCCGAACTGCGCACCGCGCAGGGCAAGGCGCGCGAGGAGGCCGCCACGTGA
- a CDS encoding M3 family metallopeptidase — MPSSVSAVDLVTHPLTAWGGPLGLPDYGRIRQADFAPVFEAALAAHNAEIEAVAANEDASTIENTLAAFELAGDALSRVSAIFWCLAGAHTNDEIQALERDLAPKMAAHYSAIYMNDRLFARIDTLQGKAESLGLDAETARVLERTWKRFVRAGAKLDQQSKERLATVNSELASLGASFGQNVLADEKDWVLFLEENDLAGVPDFLRDSMAEAALREKPGVFAVTLSRSIVIPFLTFSSRRDLREKAFHAFAKRGENGGATDNGENVRKTLALRAEKAKLLGYDTYAALKLDDTMAKTPDAVMGLLNPVWEKARGKAEADRTELQRLAEAEGQNEAIAPWDWRYHAEKLRAEKYDFDEAELKPYLQLDRVIDACFDVAGRLFGLTFEEKRGIAAWHPDVRVFEVKDAGGAYRATFLADHFARPSKRSGAWMSSLQSGYKLGKGTHPVIYNIMNFAKPAKGEQALLSLDEARTLFHEFGHALHGMLTDVTWPSIAGTSVARDFVELPSQLYEHWLTVPEILEKHARHARTGEPMPKALVEKMLAAKNFDAGFATVEYTSSALVDMAYHSRADAPEEPLRFEAETLAKIDMPDAIVMRHRTPHFLHVFSGDGYSAGYYSYMWSEVLDADAFAAFEEAGDPFDPALAEKLRKNIYAAGGSADPETLYTAFRGRMPSPEAMMEQRGLM; from the coding sequence ATGCCGTCCAGCGTATCCGCCGTCGATCTAGTCACGCATCCGCTCACCGCCTGGGGCGGCCCGCTCGGCCTGCCCGACTACGGCAGGATCAGACAGGCGGATTTCGCGCCCGTCTTCGAGGCAGCCCTTGCCGCCCACAATGCCGAGATCGAGGCGGTCGCCGCCAATGAGGACGCATCGACCATCGAGAATACGCTGGCCGCCTTCGAACTCGCCGGCGATGCGCTCTCGCGCGTTTCGGCGATCTTCTGGTGCCTGGCCGGCGCGCATACCAATGATGAGATTCAGGCGCTTGAGCGCGATCTCGCTCCAAAGATGGCCGCGCATTATTCGGCGATCTACATGAACGACCGGCTTTTTGCGCGGATAGACACTCTGCAGGGCAAAGCCGAGAGCCTGGGCCTCGACGCTGAGACCGCGCGCGTGCTGGAAAGGACCTGGAAGCGCTTCGTGCGCGCTGGCGCGAAACTGGACCAGCAGAGCAAGGAACGGCTGGCGACCGTCAACAGCGAGCTTGCCTCGCTCGGTGCCTCCTTCGGCCAGAACGTGCTCGCCGACGAGAAGGACTGGGTGCTTTTCCTGGAAGAGAACGATCTTGCCGGCGTGCCGGACTTCCTGCGCGATTCGATGGCGGAGGCGGCGCTGCGGGAAAAGCCGGGCGTGTTCGCCGTGACGCTCTCGCGCTCGATCGTCATCCCGTTCCTCACCTTCTCCTCGCGGCGCGATCTGCGCGAAAAGGCTTTCCATGCCTTCGCTAAGCGCGGCGAGAATGGCGGCGCGACCGACAACGGTGAAAATGTAAGGAAGACGCTCGCGTTGCGCGCCGAAAAGGCGAAGCTGCTCGGCTACGACACCTATGCAGCGCTGAAGCTCGACGACACGATGGCGAAGACGCCGGACGCGGTCATGGGCCTTCTCAATCCGGTTTGGGAAAAGGCGCGCGGGAAGGCCGAGGCCGACCGGACAGAACTGCAAAGACTCGCTGAGGCGGAAGGCCAGAACGAAGCGATCGCGCCTTGGGACTGGCGCTACCATGCGGAGAAGCTGCGCGCCGAGAAGTACGATTTCGACGAGGCGGAATTGAAGCCCTATCTGCAGCTCGACCGCGTCATCGACGCATGTTTCGATGTGGCGGGCCGGCTGTTCGGTCTGACCTTCGAGGAAAAGCGCGGCATCGCCGCCTGGCACCCGGACGTCCGCGTCTTCGAGGTGAAGGACGCCGGTGGCGCCTACCGCGCCACCTTCCTCGCCGATCATTTCGCCAGGCCGTCCAAGCGCTCGGGCGCGTGGATGAGCAGCCTGCAATCGGGCTACAAGCTCGGCAAGGGCACGCATCCTGTGATCTACAACATCATGAATTTCGCCAAACCGGCGAAGGGCGAGCAGGCGCTTCTCTCGCTCGACGAGGCGCGTACGCTGTTCCACGAATTCGGCCATGCGCTGCACGGCATGCTGACCGATGTCACCTGGCCGTCCATCGCCGGCACGTCGGTGGCGCGCGACTTCGTCGAGCTGCCCTCGCAGCTTTACGAGCATTGGCTGACCGTGCCGGAAATCCTGGAAAAGCACGCCCGCCATGCGCGTACCGGCGAGCCGATGCCGAAGGCGCTCGTGGAGAAGATGCTTGCCGCGAAGAATTTCGACGCCGGCTTCGCGACGGTCGAATACACGTCCTCGGCGCTTGTCGACATGGCCTATCATTCGCGGGCCGACGCGCCCGAGGAGCCGCTCCGCTTCGAGGCCGAGACACTCGCGAAGATCGACATGCCCGACGCCATCGTCATGCGCCACCGCACGCCGCATTTCCTGCATGTCTTCTCCGGCGACGGCTATTCGGCCGGCTATTATTCCTACATGTGGTCGGAAGTGCTGGATGCCGATGCTTTCGCCGCCTTCGAGGAGGCCGGCGATCCGTTCGACCCGGCGCTGGCGGAAAAGCTGAGGAAGAATATCTACGCCGCCGGCGGCTCCGCCGATCCGGAAACGCTCTATACCGCCTTTCGCGGCAGGATGCCTTCGCCCGAAGCCATGATGGAGCAGCGCGGCCTCATGTGA